GAGAGCCCTTTTACGCCTATCACAACCGGGCGTACTGGATCGACATGGGCACACCCGAACAGTACCATCTTGTCAACAGCGATTTACTGCTGGGCAATTGTTCCTCTCCTTTGCACGTAGCCCGCGACCTGATCATCGGCGATGGATGCGAGATAAATCCTTCCGCCCGTCTGACCGGACCGGTTATGCTGGCGGAGGGATGCAGTGTGGGCGCAGAGGCGCGGATTACGGGTCCCGCCGTCCTGGGGCGCGGCTGCCGCATAGCCGGTGGCGCGGTTATTGAGAATTCCCTGCTGTGGGACGAGATAACTGTGGCTGAGGGCGCGATCATTATTAACAGCATTATTGCCAGCGGTGCTAAGATAAATAAGGGACAACGCCTGCAAGGGCAAACAATCAACCAGAGGGCGCCAACTACATAATAATCAACTATTTTGGAGGCGAGATGGCTGACAATGTAAAAACCGTTAGTGAAAAGGAATTCAAGGCAAACGTGCTGGATGCGGCGCGGCCGGTGCTGGTGGATTTCTGGGCGGTTTGGTGCGGGCCCTGCAAAATGATCGCTCCGCTCGTGGACGAACTGGCCGGCGAATATAAGGACAGGATAGAATTCGCCAAGGTCAACGTGGACGAGGCGCCCAAGGTAGCCTCCAGCTACAACGTGATGAGCATTCCCACACTTATCATATTTAAGGGAGGTAAACCCTTCGAGCAACTGGTGGGCTACCGCCCCAAGAAAGACATTCAGAAACTACTGGATAAGGCCTTAGCGTAATAGTGAACCCGATAAGCGACGTCACCTACTGGACAGCTTTCATAGCGGGTTTGCTGTCTTTTTTTTCACCCTGTGTGCTCCCTCTGGTCCCAGCCTACCTGGCCAACCTGGCGGGAACATCGGCTATAGATACGGGCGCCAGCCGCAGGGTATGGCCCACGCTGCTGCACAGCGTGGCCTTCGTGCTGGGATTTTCCATCCTCTTCATCCTTATGGGGGCATCGGCCGGCCTGATCGGATCGTCCATCATCGCATACTCCGATACCCTTCGTATCATCTCCGGCATAGTCGTTATAATCTTCGGTGTCTTCCTCATAGCCGCCTATAAGATCCCCTGGCTCAACTACGAGAAAAGGCTGCATATGCAGGGGGCGCGCAACCCCGGCTATATCAGGTCGCTGCTGATCGGGGCGGCCTTTGCCGTGGGATGGACGCCCTGCATAGGGCCCATCCTCGGCTCGATTCTCTTTATCGCATCTTACACCGGCGAGACGGCCAAAGGCGCCACTCTGCTGGCTGTCTATTCCATGGGCATGGGGATACCCTTCCTGCTGATCGGGCTGGCCTGGAGCTATGTAGTGCCTTTCTGGAAAAACATCACCCGTTACCTGGGCCTCATTTCTATTTTAAGCGGCGTGCTGCTTATAATAGTCGGTATATTGATGCTGACCGGCCAGCTTACCTGGCTGAGCCGTTTTGCAACCTGAATGCGTTATAACAGGAGAGAGACGTCCATGAAAATTGCATTACCTATCATTCTTACAGTGCTCTTCTGCGCCGTCCTGCTGTCCGGCTGCGGGGCTCCTGCTGTGTCATGCCCCAAAATCGGCGACAAAGCTCCAGACTTCACCCTCCCCGGTATCGATGGGATAAACCATAGTCTGAGCGATTATGCCGGCAAACCGGTCGTAATCAACACCTGGTCGACCAGTTGTATCGAATGCAAGAAAGAGATGCCGTACTTTAAGGAAGTAGCCGAGCAATACGCGCCAAAGGGACTGGTCCTCCTTTCCATAAATACACAGGACAGCATCAATACAACCAGGAATTACCTGAACCAGAACGGATATAGCTTTACAACACTGATCGATTTAAAAACAGTCATTTATCAGAAATTCTGCTGCCCCAAAAACGCGGACCCCAACACGTTCTTTATCGGAACAGACGGCAATATCAAATCCATAAAGATAGGCAGCTTTGCCACCCAGGAGGAACTGGTCAGCGAAGTACAAAAAATTATGCCCTGACGCATGAAGAGAATGACCGCCGATTCGCCTCACAAGCTCCAGCGATATTTAAAAAGGGACTGAGACGTTGATCATATTATTATTCTCTCAAAGGAGATATTCTTCAGGATCATCGCGGTGAGCGGGAAATATTATGGATTTTTCAAAGACGAACAAACTACTGTATATAGTCCTGGCTGCAATTATCATACTTATTGCAGCGGTTGCTGTTGCAGACAGAGCAATACATGCCAATTCCGCGATAGCGGTCCCCGGGTCAGCAGCTGAACCTGCAGCGCAAACAGCGGTTAAAACAGGAACAAAGATCGGCTTTGCCGCGCCCGATTTCACACTACCCACCACGGACGATAAGGAATTCAAGCTCAGCGATTACCGCGGTAAAAATGTGATACTTAACTTCTGGGCATCCTGGTGCGGCCCCTGCCGCCTTGAAATACCCGCGTTTAAAGAAATACATAGTAAATACAACGACGGCAGCATTGTGATTGTCGCCGTCAGTTCCCAGGACAACCCAGACAACACGGCTTATTTCGCCGCGGTCAACGGCATGGATTTCGTTATACCCCTCGACCCGCGCGGCGTTGTATCCAACCTCTACAACATCAGGGGAATGCCCACCACTTATTTTATCAACGAAAAGGGCATCATTACATCCATTAAAATCGGCCCCTTTATCAACATTGAGGAGATAGAGGAACGCCTGGACTCATTCAAATAAAGCTGACCTGACGCTAAAATTCAGTTATAATATGTCAAATACGGTGTTTTTACATGAGTAATAGTGACGACATACTCAAGAAAGTTGAGCTGGACAAATGCCGCGAGGACCTGGTCCTGCTGCAAAGCCGTTTCAAAGTCGGAGAGATCGGAAGCGACGTATTTGATTCCGAGAGCAAGATACTGCTCAATAAAATAAGTCTGCTGGAAAAAGAAGTAAATAAAATACCCCTCTCCGCGGGCGATAAATTTAAAAAGCACCGGGCGCTCATCGTGATTATAGCCGCTGTGGCGCTTGGCCTGCTTCTTTGCGCAACGGTGATACTGCTGGTGCCGAGGTCGGGCACAGACGTAGGCAATATAGCCCCCGACTTCGTAATGCAGCTCACCGACGACAACACCACGGCGCTCAGCTCTTTCCGCGGTAAAAATGTCGTGCTGGTTTTCTGGGACAGGGATTTCTGGGACGATAACTTCTTCAGCGTAAACGGCGTGGTGCGCAGGCTTTACACGCCGGATAAGCTCAACGAGCTCTTAAAAAAGTATCCTGAGGGCGATCTGACTATTATCGCCATCGCCTCGGGCGCCGGCAGCAGCGAGATAGATGACCTGATAAAGAAGTACGATATAGCATTCCCGGTCATCAGCGACACTTCAGGCAAGCTTCGTTCAAGCTACAACATATCGTATGAGCCCACCTGTGTTTTTCTGGATAAGAACGGTATCATCAGGGCCAGGGTGGAAGGCCCCATCACAACCATATCCGATTATGAACAGATCATCCACGCTGCCGGCAGCGGCCGCAGCATTAATAATTCGCAAGCACCCATAATGAACGTGCTTGTCCAGTCCAACAACGAGAAAAGCGCCATGGTGACCTGGAGTACCTTGCTCCCGGCCACCACACAGGTCGATATTGACGGCAAGAATATACAAACAGTTATAACGCCCGCTCCGGTCACCCTCCACTCGCTCAGTATTAATGACCTGTCCCCAAATACCTCCTACCATATCAGGATTTTATACAACGTGAATTACATCAACGTTTCGGAACACTCCTATGACGCGCTGGCCGATACGATAGTCTCGAAACGCTATCTGGCCACGACTTCGGGAACG
This genomic window from Dehalococcoidia bacterium contains:
- the trxA gene encoding thioredoxin gives rise to the protein MADNVKTVSEKEFKANVLDAARPVLVDFWAVWCGPCKMIAPLVDELAGEYKDRIEFAKVNVDEAPKVASSYNVMSIPTLIIFKGGKPFEQLVGYRPKKDIQKLLDKALA
- a CDS encoding cytochrome c biogenesis protein CcdA, with product MNPISDVTYWTAFIAGLLSFFSPCVLPLVPAYLANLAGTSAIDTGASRRVWPTLLHSVAFVLGFSILFILMGASAGLIGSSIIAYSDTLRIISGIVVIIFGVFLIAAYKIPWLNYEKRLHMQGARNPGYIRSLLIGAAFAVGWTPCIGPILGSILFIASYTGETAKGATLLAVYSMGMGIPFLLIGLAWSYVVPFWKNITRYLGLISILSGVLLIIVGILMLTGQLTWLSRFAT
- a CDS encoding TlpA disulfide reductase family protein; the encoded protein is MKIALPIILTVLFCAVLLSGCGAPAVSCPKIGDKAPDFTLPGIDGINHSLSDYAGKPVVINTWSTSCIECKKEMPYFKEVAEQYAPKGLVLLSINTQDSINTTRNYLNQNGYSFTTLIDLKTVIYQKFCCPKNADPNTFFIGTDGNIKSIKIGSFATQEELVSEVQKIMP
- a CDS encoding TlpA disulfide reductase family protein, with the protein product MDFSKTNKLLYIVLAAIIILIAAVAVADRAIHANSAIAVPGSAAEPAAQTAVKTGTKIGFAAPDFTLPTTDDKEFKLSDYRGKNVILNFWASWCGPCRLEIPAFKEIHSKYNDGSIVIVAVSSQDNPDNTAYFAAVNGMDFVIPLDPRGVVSNLYNIRGMPTTYFINEKGIITSIKIGPFINIEEIEERLDSFK
- a CDS encoding redoxin domain-containing protein; protein product: MSNSDDILKKVELDKCREDLVLLQSRFKVGEIGSDVFDSESKILLNKISLLEKEVNKIPLSAGDKFKKHRALIVIIAAVALGLLLCATVILLVPRSGTDVGNIAPDFVMQLTDDNTTALSSFRGKNVVLVFWDRDFWDDNFFSVNGVVRRLYTPDKLNELLKKYPEGDLTIIAIASGAGSSEIDDLIKKYDIAFPVISDTSGKLRSSYNISYEPTCVFLDKNGIIRARVEGPITTISDYEQIIHAAGSGRSINNSQAPIMNVLVQSNNEKSAMVTWSTLLPATTQVDIDGKNIQTVITPAPVTLHSLSINDLSPNTSYHIRILYNVNYINVSEHSYDALADTIVSKRYLATTSGTDSSYPEISGAGTSSITDSSILVTWKTDEPAGGEVDFSIGSDILGTESQGDRPTIWHTVKLDSLMPDTEYRLKIRSKDTSGKESTQDLPSVKTLSMVETAPQVGKRAPDFILKSLDGTEYSVSQFQGRNVMLNFWLEGCRACELEMPIIQTAYNKYGRDELAVLAVNVRGDADKVKYFVANERLSFPVLMDSDGQADALYKGPAFPTTFFIDSTGIIREIKTERFQTLSEIDDSLSKLDCCK